A genomic stretch from Meriones unguiculatus strain TT.TT164.6M chromosome 15, Bangor_MerUng_6.1, whole genome shotgun sequence includes:
- the Cops6 gene encoding COP9 signalosome complex subunit 6 — protein MAAAAAAAAAAPAVAANGSGGSSGMEVDAAVPSVMASGVTGSVSVALHPLVILNISDHWIRMRSQEGRPMQVIGALIGKQEGRNIEVMNSFELLSHTVEEKIVIDKEYYYTKEEQFKQVFKELEFLGWYTTGGPPDPSDIHVHKQVCEIIESPLFLKLNPMTKHTDLPVSVFESVIDIVNGEATMLFAELTYTLATEEAERIGVDHVARMTATGSGENSTVAEHLIAQHSAIKMLHSRVKLILEYVKASEAGEVPFNHEILREAYALCHCLPVLSTDKFKTDFYDQCNDVGLMAYLGTITKTCNTMNQFVNKFNVLYDRQGIGRRMRGLFF, from the exons atggcggcggcggcggcggcggcggcggcggcgccagCGGTGGCGGCGAATGGGAGCGGAGGCAGCAGCGGCATGGAGGTGGATGCAGCAG TCCCCAGCGTGATGGCCTCTGGAGTGACTGGGAGCGTTTCCGTCGCTCTTCACCCCCTTGTCATCCTCAACATCTCAGACCATTGGATCCGCATGCGCTCCCAGGAGGGGCGGCCTATGCAGG TGATTGGGGCTCTGATCGGGAAGCAGGAGGGGCGGAACATCGAAGTGATGAACTCCTTTGAGCTGCTGTCCCACACCGTGGAAGAGAAGATTGTCATTGACAAGGAGTATTATTACACCAAGGAGGAGCAGT TTAAACAGGTTTTCAAGGAGCTGGAGTTTCTGGGTTGGTATACCACAGGGGGGCCGCCTGACCCCTCCGACATCCATGTCCACAAGCAG GTATGCGAGATAATTGAGAGTCCTCTCTTTCTGAAGTTGAACCCTATGACCAAGCACACGGAT CTCCCTGTCAGCGTTTTTGAGTCTGTCATCGATATAGTCAATGGAGAG GCCACAATGCTGTTCGCTGAGCTCACTTACACTCTGGCCACTGAGGAAGCTGAACGCATCGGTGTAGACCATGTGGCCCGGATGACTGCCACAGGCAGTGGGGAGAactccactg TGGCAGAACACCTGATAGCTCAGCATAGTGCCATCAAGATGCTGCACAGCCGCGTGAAGCTCATTTTAGAATATGTCAAGGCCTCTGAAGCAG GAGAGGTTCCCTTCAACCATGAGATCCTGCGGGAAGCCTATGCCCTATGTCACTGTCTTCCGGTTCTCAGCACAGACAAGTTCAAGACAGACTTTTACGAT CAATGCAATGACGTGGGGCTCATGGCCTACCTCGGCACCATCACCAAAACGTGCAACACAATGAACCAGTTTGTGAACAAGTTCAACGTTCTCTACGACCGACAAGGCATCGGCAGGCGAATGCGGGGACTGTTTTTCTGA
- the Znf3 gene encoding zinc finger protein 3 isoform X1: METRAAHAPPEPQPLLESALASSKVPSFTDKDSLGDKMLAAALLKAKSQELVTFEDVAVYFIWKEWQRLAPAQRDLYRDVMLENYGNVFSLDGESKTGNDQVISEGMGLCDLILGRFRKDVSQGLKFEDTYGQEVGLKRQLGDSSVGRRNRRIQELRQVTVEGKLARMGNSFPVNSRLTSHQRFPMGGRPHKCDECSKSFNRTSDLIQHQRIHTGEKPYECSECGKAFSQSAHLIQHQRIHTGEKPYECKDCGKTFSCSSALILHQRIHTGEKPYECTECGKTFSWSSTLTHHQRIHTGEKPYACNECGKAFSRSSTLIHHQRTHTGEKPYECNECGKAFSQSSHLYQHQRIHTGEKPYECMECGGKFTYSSGLIQHQRIHTGENPYECSECGKAFRYSSALVRHQRIHTGEKPLTVTGVSESSFRGSTELNIREST; encoded by the exons ATGGAAACTCGGGCAGCCCATGCACCTCCGGAACCTCAGCCCCTGCTAGAGAGTG CTCTTGCTTCTTCAAAAGTCCCTTCCTTTACTGACAAAGACAGTCTGGGGGACAAGATGTTGGCTGCTGCGCTTCTAAAGGCCAAGTCCCAG GAGCTGGTGACGTTTGAGGATGTAGCCGTATACTTCATCTGGAAGGAGTGGCAGCGGTTGGCACCTGCACAGAGAGACCTCTATAGGgatgtgatgctggagaattACGGGAATGTGTTCTCCCTGG atggtGAATCCAAAACTGGAAATGATCAAGTAATCTCTGAGGGTATGGGGTTATGTGACCTGATATTGGGACGATTCCGAAAGGATGTTTCTCAGGGTCTTAAGTTTGAAGACACTTATGGACAGGAAGTCGGTCTGAAGAGGCAGCTGGGGGACTCCTCTGTCGGAAGACGGAACAGGAGAATACAAGAGCTTCGCCAAGTGACAGTTGAGGGGAAGCTTGCTCGTATGGGGAACAGCTTCCCTGTGAATTCCAGACTTACTTCACATCAGAGATTCCCCATGGGAGGCAGACCCCATAAGTGTGATGAATGTAGCAAGAGTTTTAATCGAACTTCAGACCTTATTCAGCATCAGCGAATTCACACTGGGGAGAAACCGTATGAATGTAGTGAGTGTGGAAAGGCCTTCAGCCAGAGCGCGCACCTCATTCAGCACCAGAGAatccacactggagagaagccttatgaatgtaaagaTTGCGGGAAGACCTTCAGTTGTAGCTCTGCTCTCATTCTCCATCAGAGGATTCACACTGgggagaaaccttacgaatgtactGAATGTGGGAAAACCTTTAGCTGGAGCTCCACCCTCACTCACCATCAGAGGATCCACACTGGCGAGAAGCCCTATGCTTGCAACGAGTGTGGGAAGGCCTTCAGCAGGAGCTCCACCCTCATTCACCATCAGAGGacccacactggagagaagccctacgaGTGTAacgagtgtggcaaagccttcagCCAGAGCTCACACCTCTATCAGCACCAGAGAATCCACACGGgcgagaagccctatgaatgtatgGAATGTGGAGGGAAGTTTACCTACAGCTCAGGCCTTATTCAGCACCAGAGAATCCACACGGGGGAGAATCCCTATGAATGTAGCGAGTGCGGCAAAGCCTTCAGGTACAGCTCAGCTCTTGTTCGCCATCAGAggattcacactggagagaagcctttgACTGTAACGGGTGTAAGTGAAAGTTCTTTCAGAGGGTCTACGGAATTAAACATCAGAGAATCCACATGA
- the Znf3 gene encoding zinc finger protein 3 isoform X2 → MLAAALLKAKSQELVTFEDVAVYFIWKEWQRLAPAQRDLYRDVMLENYGNVFSLDGESKTGNDQVISEGMGLCDLILGRFRKDVSQGLKFEDTYGQEVGLKRQLGDSSVGRRNRRIQELRQVTVEGKLARMGNSFPVNSRLTSHQRFPMGGRPHKCDECSKSFNRTSDLIQHQRIHTGEKPYECSECGKAFSQSAHLIQHQRIHTGEKPYECKDCGKTFSCSSALILHQRIHTGEKPYECTECGKTFSWSSTLTHHQRIHTGEKPYACNECGKAFSRSSTLIHHQRTHTGEKPYECNECGKAFSQSSHLYQHQRIHTGEKPYECMECGGKFTYSSGLIQHQRIHTGENPYECSECGKAFRYSSALVRHQRIHTGEKPLTVTGVSESSFRGSTELNIREST, encoded by the exons ATGTTGGCTGCTGCGCTTCTAAAGGCCAAGTCCCAG GAGCTGGTGACGTTTGAGGATGTAGCCGTATACTTCATCTGGAAGGAGTGGCAGCGGTTGGCACCTGCACAGAGAGACCTCTATAGGgatgtgatgctggagaattACGGGAATGTGTTCTCCCTGG atggtGAATCCAAAACTGGAAATGATCAAGTAATCTCTGAGGGTATGGGGTTATGTGACCTGATATTGGGACGATTCCGAAAGGATGTTTCTCAGGGTCTTAAGTTTGAAGACACTTATGGACAGGAAGTCGGTCTGAAGAGGCAGCTGGGGGACTCCTCTGTCGGAAGACGGAACAGGAGAATACAAGAGCTTCGCCAAGTGACAGTTGAGGGGAAGCTTGCTCGTATGGGGAACAGCTTCCCTGTGAATTCCAGACTTACTTCACATCAGAGATTCCCCATGGGAGGCAGACCCCATAAGTGTGATGAATGTAGCAAGAGTTTTAATCGAACTTCAGACCTTATTCAGCATCAGCGAATTCACACTGGGGAGAAACCGTATGAATGTAGTGAGTGTGGAAAGGCCTTCAGCCAGAGCGCGCACCTCATTCAGCACCAGAGAatccacactggagagaagccttatgaatgtaaagaTTGCGGGAAGACCTTCAGTTGTAGCTCTGCTCTCATTCTCCATCAGAGGATTCACACTGgggagaaaccttacgaatgtactGAATGTGGGAAAACCTTTAGCTGGAGCTCCACCCTCACTCACCATCAGAGGATCCACACTGGCGAGAAGCCCTATGCTTGCAACGAGTGTGGGAAGGCCTTCAGCAGGAGCTCCACCCTCATTCACCATCAGAGGacccacactggagagaagccctacgaGTGTAacgagtgtggcaaagccttcagCCAGAGCTCACACCTCTATCAGCACCAGAGAATCCACACGGgcgagaagccctatgaatgtatgGAATGTGGAGGGAAGTTTACCTACAGCTCAGGCCTTATTCAGCACCAGAGAATCCACACGGGGGAGAATCCCTATGAATGTAGCGAGTGCGGCAAAGCCTTCAGGTACAGCTCAGCTCTTGTTCGCCATCAGAggattcacactggagagaagcctttgACTGTAACGGGTGTAAGTGAAAGTTCTTTCAGAGGGTCTACGGAATTAAACATCAGAGAATCCACATGA